GAGGACGTGCGCGGCGCCCCGGGCACGTGCGCCCTGCACCGCGTTCATGCCGACGCCGCCGACGCCCATCACGATCACCGTGTCCCCGGCCTTCACCTCGGCGCCGTACTCGGCCGAGCCCCAGCCGGTCGGCACCCCGCAGGAAAGCAGGGCGGCGACGTGGAACGGGATCTCCGGGTCGATCTTGGTGAGGGAGAACTCGGGCACGATCGCGTGCTGGGCGAAGGTGCCGACCATGGTCATCTGGGCGACGTCCGCGCCGTCCAGGTGGGCACGGTAGGTGCCGTCGGCCATGCAGCCGCTCAGGGCGTACATGCCGAGGTCGCAGAGGTTGCCGCGGCCGGACGAGCAGGCCTCGCAGCGCCCGCAGGAGGGCACGAACTGCGCGACGACGTGGTCCCCGACGGCGAGGTTGCGCACGCCCGGCCCGACCGCCTCGACGACGCCGGCGCCCTCGTGCCCGCCGATGAGCGGCAGGTGCGGCGTCGGCATGTCACCGGTGGTCGCGTGGTCGTCGGAGTGGCACAGGCCGGCCGCCGCGAAGCGGACCCGGACCTCGTGCTCCTTGGGCTCGTCCAGGTCGATGTCCACGATCTGCCACTTGCCCGGCTGTTCGAGCAGCGCGGCCGCACGGGTTCGCATCATTGCCCACCTTCCACCAATACAACGCCGACTGGCCGAAGGTAGAACAGGTTCTAATTCGCGTCAAGGAGCCGGCGGCGGCGTACGGTCCGGCGCTCCCGGCGCCGCCGGCCGTCCCGGCGGTGCACTGTCCGGTGTAGACGCCGCAGGGTCAGCGGCGCTGTCGCCGGCTTCCGCCGTGCCAGTCCTCCTGGATCCCGGCCTCGCCGGGCGGCACGCCGAACGCGGGCAGTTGCGGCCGTTCCCGCAGGCTGCGCTTGAGCTCGGCGAACCCGGGGAACCGGGACAACGCCACGACGTGCT
The window above is part of the Amycolatopsis thermoflava N1165 genome. Proteins encoded here:
- a CDS encoding NDMA-dependent alcohol dehydrogenase, translating into MMRTRAAALLEQPGKWQIVDIDLDEPKEHEVRVRFAAAGLCHSDDHATTGDMPTPHLPLIGGHEGAGVVEAVGPGVRNLAVGDHVVAQFVPSCGRCEACSSGRGNLCDLGMYALSGCMADGTYRAHLDGADVAQMTMVGTFAQHAIVPEFSLTKIDPEIPFHVAALLSCGVPTGWGSAEYGAEVKAGDTVIVMGVGGVGMNAVQGARARGAAHVLAVDPVAFKRDKALEFGATHAFADIDEAADFARSVTNGQGAHSAVVTVGITTGDHVAQAVNAIGKFGTVVVTGIGDVKDEGLPINLWALSMMQKRIQGVIFGMGTPSYEITRLARMYQAGTLKLDELITTTYRLDEVNQAYADMHAGRNIRGVILHES